ATCTTTGTTGTGGGTTGCCATAACAATGGTTGTTCCCCGGAAATTAATCTCATCCAGCAGCTGCATAATGCCCCACGACGTCTCCGGATCGAGGTTACCTGTAGGCTCATCCGCAATAATAACCGATGGGTTATTCACGATAGCCCGCGCAATGGCAATACGTTGCTGTTCCCCACCCGAGAGCTGTGAAGGTTCACGATTCGCCTTACTGCGCAGTCCCACCAAGTCGAGTACTTCCATGACCCGTTTCTTGATGTGCCGCTTAGGCGCCTCAATGACTTCCATGGCAAATGCCACATTCTCAAAAGCCGTCATTCTCGGCAACAGACGGAAGTCTTGGAACACAACGCCGATGTTGCGGCGCACATAAGGAATCTTTCTTGGCTTCAACTTACCAATATTAAATCCGTTAATGGATATTTGTCCTTTGGTCGGAACTTCTTCTCTGTACATCAATTTCATAAATGTCGATTTGCCTGCGCCGGACGGACCGACGATATAGACAAATTCATTGCGGTCGATCTTCACCGACACCCCTTGTAATGCGTGGGTCCCATTGGCGTAGGTCTTCCACACGTCCTGCATTTCTATCACATCATCACTTCCTGCTCACATAGTTAGCCATTATCATTTCGACACAATCCCGGCATTTCCTTTAAAAAGACCTGAATTTCATCAGGAAAAAATCCACTTCGTTCCTGTTTCGATGGTGAAGCATGGATTCATATGAAGTTTATTGTAACAAATTTGTTACCTATTGAGTACCCGAAAGTTTTCCTGCATTGGATCATATATATAGAAAGTGTTACAAAGTCGGGAACAACAGAAGTATAAAGGAGCGTACGGTTATGAAAAAAATACATTTAACGGTCATTGTTCTATTCTCCATCCTCTTGATCGGCTCCGCGTCATATGGATTGCTGTATATGTATGTGAACCAGCCTGCGCTGCCCAAGAATGTGCGTGTTGGCGGCATGCTGGTGGAAGGCAATCGTAAGAACGTATTGCATGAATTGAACGAACAGATCCAAAAGCTGGAGGACTGGCCTGTCACTTTCGAAGTGGCTGAACCCGATCCCCAGACGATGACGTATACCGCAGATCAAGTGGGGGTGAGCTACAACGTTAAAAGCGTGGAATCCGCCATACAGCAGCTGGAGGAAGGTAACCTGTGGGAACGTGCTTATGCACGTTATCATTTTCCGAAAGAGTTCTCCCTTCATATGAGTTACGACTTAGAACCTCTTAAAGAACATCTAAGCCCTGCTTGGGAAAAAGAAACCTTCGGTACACCCGCGAACGCTGTTCGGCGCATAACCGCAAGTGACAAAGTGCAGTATATCCCGGAAAAGGGTGTCCGCCGGATTGATTGGAAAACACTCGCAAGTCTCATTCAAACGAAGTTGCACAGGGATTTCAGTGTACTGAGCCCGACTGAGAAACCCGCCCCATTGCTAATCCAGGTACCACTCTATACGCTGAAGCCTGAAGTAACCCTTGATTTGCTACGCGAGGAAGGCATTGATCGAAAGATCATCCAGTTCTCCACAGGTCTGGGCAATAGTAGTGAAGGCCGGATACATAATGTCAGCGCAGCGGCGGAAGCGATCAACGGCATGATTCTGCCACCGAATGCCACATTCGATTATGAAAAAATCATCCGTAAGGCTGAAAAAGATTATGGCTTTCGTGAGGCCCCGGTCATTGTCAATGGAAGACTAACCCCCGGGATTGGGGGTGGCATCTGCCAGGTATCCAGTACGGTGTATAACGCAGCGCTATTGACGGGTCTTGATATTATTGAGCGTCGCAACCACTCCCTGCCGGTCAAATATTTGCCGAAAGGACTGGATGCCACCTTTGCCTCTGGAGCCATTAACTTTCGCTTCAAGAACAACACCGGAAAATCCTTACTCATTCATGCAGAAGTGAAGAACCACCAATTGATGGTGAAATTTTTCGGCACATTCCCTGAGAACGTCAGCTATGCACTTGAATCTCGCACCATTGAAACATTAAGTGTTCCGGTGAAATATGTGTCCAGTGCGGTACTTCCTGATGGTGCTCAGCAGGTGCTGCAAGACGGACAGCCTGGTTATATTGTCGAGACGGTAAGAACCAAGAGGCTGGACGGCAAAGTGGTCGAATCCAAAACGATTACACGAGACACGTACAAAGCTCAGAATCGTCTGATTGCCCGCTCCGGTCACAGCAGCCTGCCTGATCCACAAGAACCTTCTGTTGTTGAGGATGGGATTAGCGATACGAAACAGCCTTAGGCCCTTTGTAAGAAGCATCTGATCACTTGTACCAGCAATAATAAAATGCACAGAGTTCAATCCGTAATTTAATCATTCACGGGTAAGCTGATCATACGAAAACAAAAAAAAGACACCCTTTCCGTCCCCTTTCGAGGATACGTGAGAAGTGTGTCTTTTCATTATTAACATAAGTTTTTCAAGTTTTAATAGACCACGATTAGCCCATATTCCATAACTTGTAGCTTACTGCATAACGGCTTAGTGACCGCCTGTGTATTCGCCTTGCTCTTCGCCTACGACCATCTTCTCTTTTCCCATGAAGAAGGAAGCGACCAACGCGAGTGCAGCCGGAATCACAGCCCAGGCAAATAACTGCACGATGGAAGAAGACAGAGCATGTGTGATGCTATCCAGCACCTGAGGCGGAATCGCCTGTCTGAGTTCTGGTGAGAGCAGCGCATGTGGATCAGCCAGATCCACTCCCTGAGGCACGCCACCCGCTGAAGCCCCCCCTGCTTCCGCAGCTGAACCAGCGAGAGCATCATTCATTTTACGCGTAAATACCTGGCTCTGTACGATACCAAAGATCGTAATGCCCATCGTCATGCCGAGGGACCGCAAAAAGTTAAGCGTGGAGCTTGCTGCTCCGCGTCTTTGCGGTTCAAATGCGTTCATGGCTGCATTGCTGAGTACCGAGAACGAAGCACCGACACCCAGACCAACCATCACCATGTAAATACGTATCGTCCAGAGAGAAGAACCCTCATCCAACGTAGTCAGCAATCCAAGTCCAATGACAAGTAAGGCCAATGTAGGAATCATGATATTGCGATATTTGATTTTGGTCATCAGCACACCGCCCAGGGACGCCGTCACAACGGACCCGAGCATCATGGGCAGCAGCACAAGACCGGAGTTGGTCGCTTTGCCACCGAGTACGCCCTGTATGAAGATCGGAATGTACACGGATGCTGTAATGAACGCCGCACCACTGAACATCCCAATAACGTTACTGGACCAGTAGACCCGGTTGCGGAACATACCGAAGGAGATGATGGGTTCCTTCGCTCTTGTTTCTGCAAAAAGGAAAAGTAGCGCTAGTGCTACAAATCCGGCAAACAAGCCAAGAATCTGCCACGAACCCCAGGCAAACGTTTTGCCGCCCAGTTCCAGACCAAAGATCAAACACACTACAGCGCCGATCAGCGTTACTGCACCCAGCCAGTCGATCTGTTGGGATTGATGCTGATGAGATTCTTTGTAGAAAAATGCAATAAACACAAATGCAATCAAGCCGAGTGGCAGGTTGATATAGAATACCCATTCCCATGTCGCATACTGAGTAATATAAGCACCAAGCAGTGGTCCAAAGACGCTGGAAAGACCGAAGACCGCTCCAAACAACCCACCCAATTTACCACGAGA
The window above is part of the Paenibacillus sp. 1781tsa1 genome. Proteins encoded here:
- the ftsE gene encoding cell division ATP-binding protein FtsE, producing the protein MIEMQDVWKTYANGTHALQGVSVKIDRNEFVYIVGPSGAGKSTFMKLMYREEVPTKGQISINGFNIGKLKPRKIPYVRRNIGVVFQDFRLLPRMTAFENVAFAMEVIEAPKRHIKKRVMEVLDLVGLRSKANREPSQLSGGEQQRIAIARAIVNNPSVIIADEPTGNLDPETSWGIMQLLDEINFRGTTIVMATHNKDIVNTMRKRVIAIERGQIVRDQMRGEYGYEF
- a CDS encoding VanW family protein codes for the protein MKKIHLTVIVLFSILLIGSASYGLLYMYVNQPALPKNVRVGGMLVEGNRKNVLHELNEQIQKLEDWPVTFEVAEPDPQTMTYTADQVGVSYNVKSVESAIQQLEEGNLWERAYARYHFPKEFSLHMSYDLEPLKEHLSPAWEKETFGTPANAVRRITASDKVQYIPEKGVRRIDWKTLASLIQTKLHRDFSVLSPTEKPAPLLIQVPLYTLKPEVTLDLLREEGIDRKIIQFSTGLGNSSEGRIHNVSAAAEAINGMILPPNATFDYEKIIRKAEKDYGFREAPVIVNGRLTPGIGGGICQVSSTVYNAALLTGLDIIERRNHSLPVKYLPKGLDATFASGAINFRFKNNTGKSLLIHAEVKNHQLMVKFFGTFPENVSYALESRTIETLSVPVKYVSSAVLPDGAQQVLQDGQPGYIVETVRTKRLDGKVVESKTITRDTYKAQNRLIARSGHSSLPDPQEPSVVEDGISDTKQP
- a CDS encoding MDR family MFS transporter, which encodes MVARKNSIGLVLAGLLLSILMASMDNTIVATAMGDIVGKLGGLDKFVWVTSAYMVAEMAGMPIFGKLSDMYGRKKFFVFGIIVFMLGSALCGTATSIVELTMHRAIQGIGAGALVPIAFTIMFDVVAPESRGKLGGLFGAVFGLSSVFGPLLGAYITQYATWEWVFYINLPLGLIAFVFIAFFYKESHQHQSQQIDWLGAVTLIGAVVCLIFGLELGGKTFAWGSWQILGLFAGFVALALLFLFAETRAKEPIISFGMFRNRVYWSSNVIGMFSGAAFITASVYIPIFIQGVLGGKATNSGLVLLPMMLGSVVTASLGGVLMTKIKYRNIMIPTLALLVIGLGLLTTLDEGSSLWTIRIYMVMVGLGVGASFSVLSNAAMNAFEPQRRGAASSTLNFLRSLGMTMGITIFGIVQSQVFTRKMNDALAGSAAEAGGASAGGVPQGVDLADPHALLSPELRQAIPPQVLDSITHALSSSIVQLFAWAVIPAALALVASFFMGKEKMVVGEEQGEYTGGH